Proteins from a genomic interval of Nostoc sp. TCL240-02:
- a CDS encoding type I polyketide synthase — protein MTKIDTEQNNINQLQRALLALKEMRGKLEAIERAKTEPIAVIGMACRFPGGADNPDAFWQILQHGVDTIQEIPQERWDTEAYYSPNPDAEGKSYIRYGGFLKDIDLFDANFFEISPREAVSTDPQQRLLLEVSWEALENAGQCIERLSQTQTGVFIGVMNNDYSRLYSGNSNSIDTYFGTGNSFSFISGRLSYILGLQGPSLVVDTACSSSLVSLHLACQSLRSGECDQALAGGVNLILSPDTNIFLSKMRAVAPDGRCKSFDASADGYTRGEGCGVLVLKRLSDAVAAGDSILALIKGSAVNHDGPSGGLTVPSGPAQQKLLRQALANSRVAAQQVSYIEAHGTGTPLGDPIEINALASVLCEQRSFEQPLVVGSVKTNIGHLEAAAGVAGVIKVILSLQHQKIPPHLHLKQPNPHIPWQELPLAIPTTAKPWHSENNTRIAGVSSFGLSGTNAHVVIEAAPVNNSKFKIQNSKLIERPLHLLTLSAKHPQALQKLAQNYIKYLSSHPDIALSNITFTSQVGRTHFPHRLAIIAADHQQMQQQLQAYLSDTDDFSIYHGHTSQQTKKIAFLFTGQGSQYRNMGRQLYETQPSFRQTLDQCDTLLQPLLGESILSVIFCDNLEGDRLNQTAYTQVALFVIEYGLAQLWLSWGIRPTAVVGHSVGEYVAACIAGIFSLKDALKLIVQRASLMQALPQGGGMAAVFATLEQITPLIADCSEQLSIAAINGEQSIVLSGELQVLNLVLQKLESQGIEIKRLQVSHAFHSPLMQPMLAKFEQVAATVKYQQPQLDIVSNITGKIVRQQEMSNAAYWVEHIRASVQFAASMQALYQLGYEVFVEIGPHPILLGMARRECPEVLDEQGLWLASLRKGKEDWQHLLDSMAQLYVAGVEIDWQGFESDYARNKVILPNYPWQRQRYWLPTATTTSLPVELQDWLYEVQWQPQTSSDKTLAIALAHWLILSDRTGVADNLAQLLAKQGHTYTLVFSGDCTHFDQLLEGIPTQSPLQIVHLWSLDDTKEADLTELTNIQQCVSSVLDLLQALAKRQQLISARLWLVTQGTQVIGEHSGEIAIAAAPLWGLGGVIAMEYPEIWGGLVDLDPSSSPADAAALLLAKLPTMILGDRIAWRHQQWHTARLVRSQISPVAAKSLKFTPEGTYLIAGGLGALGLQIARWCVEQGARYLVLLGRSSPSESAQATIRELEQTGTQITVVQADIAQAEQLQPALTTLQTPPLRGIIHAAGVLDDGMLLQQNWERFARVMAPKIQGAWNLHTLTLNQPLDFFVLFSSTACILGAPGQSNYAAANAFLDALAHYRQKQGLVATSINWGPWAEVGMAASFGQRLAAEGIDLIPPNQALQLLRHFLQQRVCQVTVLPINWTQFLQRFPTGQEPAYFQELFSDGQQHQNQPSEIQQRLQATPVNEWKSLLVAHISDELTSILGLIPSQTLDPLQGFATMGMDSLTSVEFRNRLQKSLGKSLPSTLTFNYPNIDTLASYFVNTLDNQNIPPETKPTLVNPNQSMTVTQIKQLSEEEVESMIDEELASLIEFSH, from the coding sequence ATGACTAAAATCGACACAGAACAAAACAACATCAATCAACTACAACGCGCATTGCTGGCATTAAAAGAAATGCGTGGTAAGTTGGAGGCGATCGAGCGTGCTAAAACAGAACCCATCGCTGTGATTGGGATGGCGTGTCGCTTTCCTGGGGGAGCCGATAACCCGGATGCTTTTTGGCAAATTCTCCAGCATGGTGTAGATACCATTCAGGAAATTCCCCAAGAACGTTGGGATACGGAAGCTTATTACAGCCCAAATCCCGATGCTGAGGGAAAATCATACATTCGCTATGGTGGTTTTTTAAAAGATATCGATCTGTTTGATGCCAACTTCTTTGAAATCTCTCCCAGAGAAGCCGTTAGTACAGATCCACAACAACGCTTACTACTAGAGGTAAGTTGGGAAGCTCTAGAAAATGCCGGACAGTGTATCGAACGGCTGTCGCAAACTCAAACAGGCGTATTTATTGGGGTGATGAATAACGATTACTCACGCCTCTATTCTGGTAACTCTAATAGTATTGACACTTACTTTGGTACAGGCAACAGTTTTAGTTTTATTTCCGGTCGCCTTTCATATATTCTGGGTTTACAAGGGCCGAGCTTAGTTGTAGATACCGCTTGTTCATCATCTCTAGTATCGTTACATTTAGCCTGCCAAAGTCTACGTTCTGGAGAATGCGACCAAGCTCTAGCAGGCGGAGTTAACCTGATATTGTCACCAGACACGAATATTTTTCTCTCCAAAATGCGTGCAGTTGCACCCGATGGACGCTGCAAATCCTTTGATGCCTCAGCTGATGGCTATACCAGAGGCGAAGGTTGTGGAGTATTGGTACTTAAACGTTTGTCGGATGCTGTGGCGGCTGGTGACTCTATACTCGCATTGATTAAAGGTTCAGCAGTCAATCACGACGGCCCTAGTGGTGGACTAACAGTACCCAGCGGCCCTGCACAACAAAAACTACTGCGTCAGGCTCTAGCTAACAGTAGGGTTGCAGCACAGCAAGTAAGTTACATAGAGGCACATGGTACGGGGACTCCCTTGGGCGATCCAATTGAAATTAACGCTTTAGCTTCTGTTTTGTGCGAACAACGCTCTTTTGAGCAGCCTTTGGTTGTTGGTTCTGTCAAAACCAACATTGGTCATTTGGAAGCAGCTGCGGGAGTTGCAGGTGTAATCAAGGTAATATTATCGCTACAACACCAAAAAATTCCACCTCATCTCCACCTCAAGCAACCTAACCCCCATATTCCTTGGCAAGAACTACCACTGGCTATTCCTACCACAGCTAAACCGTGGCATTCTGAAAACAATACTCGAATTGCTGGAGTGAGTTCTTTTGGCTTGAGTGGTACAAATGCCCATGTGGTGATAGAAGCAGCACCAGTTAACAATTCAAAATTCAAAATTCAAAATTCAAAATTAATTGAGCGTCCTTTACATCTATTAACTCTGTCAGCCAAACATCCTCAAGCCTTACAAAAATTAGCTCAAAACTACATCAAGTACCTTTCATCCCATCCGGATATAGCCCTTAGTAACATCACCTTTACATCTCAAGTCGGCAGAACTCATTTCCCGCATCGCCTCGCCATCATCGCCGCCGACCATCAACAAATGCAACAACAGTTGCAAGCCTATTTGAGTGATACTGATGATTTCAGTATCTATCACGGACACACCAGCCAGCAAACCAAAAAAATTGCTTTCCTCTTCACTGGACAAGGTTCACAATACCGCAATATGGGTCGGCAACTGTATGAAACTCAACCAAGTTTCCGCCAAACCCTCGACCAATGTGACACCCTACTGCAACCTCTACTAGGCGAGTCAATTTTATCGGTTATCTTCTGTGACAACTTAGAAGGCGATCGCCTCAATCAAACCGCATACACCCAAGTTGCATTATTTGTCATAGAATATGGCCTTGCCCAACTGTGGCTATCCTGGGGTATCCGTCCCACAGCAGTTGTAGGCCACAGTGTCGGGGAATATGTTGCAGCTTGCATTGCTGGTATTTTTTCCTTAAAAGATGCACTGAAATTAATTGTTCAACGTGCTTCTTTGATGCAAGCCTTACCCCAAGGTGGAGGAATGGCAGCAGTATTTGCTACATTAGAACAAATTACACCGTTAATTGCTGATTGTTCCGAACAATTGAGTATTGCAGCGATTAATGGCGAACAAAGTATTGTCTTATCTGGTGAATTGCAGGTATTAAACTTAGTACTGCAAAAATTGGAGAGCCAAGGCATTGAAATTAAAAGACTGCAAGTATCTCATGCCTTCCACTCGCCCTTAATGCAGCCGATGTTGGCGAAGTTTGAGCAAGTGGCAGCAACAGTAAAATATCAACAGCCGCAATTAGATATTGTCTCCAATATCACAGGTAAGATTGTCAGACAACAGGAAATGTCAAATGCGGCGTATTGGGTGGAACATATCAGAGCGAGTGTGCAATTTGCTGCCAGTATGCAGGCATTGTATCAATTAGGATATGAGGTGTTTGTGGAAATTGGCCCTCATCCGATATTGTTGGGGATGGCACGGCGTGAGTGTCCAGAAGTATTGGATGAGCAGGGGTTATGGCTGGCTTCGCTGCGAAAAGGAAAGGAAGATTGGCAGCACTTGTTAGATTCAATGGCGCAGTTGTATGTGGCTGGGGTAGAGATTGATTGGCAGGGGTTTGAGAGTGATTATGCTCGTAATAAGGTAATTTTGCCGAATTATCCTTGGCAGCGCCAACGTTATTGGCTACCTACTGCGACGACAACTTCTCTTCCAGTAGAACTACAAGATTGGCTTTATGAGGTGCAATGGCAACCCCAAACCTCATCAGATAAAACACTTGCGATCGCACTTGCTCATTGGTTGATTTTAAGCGATCGCACAGGCGTTGCTGATAACTTGGCGCAACTGTTAGCCAAACAGGGTCATACTTATACTTTAGTTTTCTCAGGCGATTGCACTCACTTTGACCAATTGCTAGAGGGTATCCCAACTCAGTCACCATTGCAGATTGTACATCTGTGGAGTTTGGATGATACTAAAGAGGCAGATTTAACAGAGTTGACAAATATTCAACAATGTGTGTCTAGTGTATTGGATTTGCTCCAAGCACTAGCTAAGCGTCAGCAGTTAATATCAGCACGGTTATGGTTGGTGACGCAAGGGACGCAGGTAATTGGAGAACATTCTGGAGAAATTGCGATCGCTGCTGCACCATTATGGGGTTTGGGTGGAGTGATTGCAATGGAATACCCCGAAATCTGGGGAGGTTTGGTGGATCTCGACCCCAGCAGTTCACCAGCTGATGCTGCGGCTTTATTACTGGCAAAACTGCCAACAATGATTTTAGGCGATCGCATTGCTTGGCGACATCAACAGTGGCATACTGCGCGTTTGGTGCGTAGTCAAATTTCACCAGTAGCCGCCAAATCCCTCAAATTCACTCCAGAGGGAACATACTTAATTGCTGGCGGACTTGGTGCTTTGGGTCTGCAAATTGCCCGTTGGTGTGTGGAACAGGGTGCAAGATATTTAGTATTACTCGGTCGAAGTTCTCCAAGCGAAAGCGCCCAAGCAACAATTCGAGAGTTAGAACAAACAGGTACGCAAATAACAGTAGTACAGGCAGATATTGCCCAAGCCGAACAGTTGCAGCCAGCACTGACAACACTGCAAACACCACCATTGCGGGGTATTATTCATGCAGCAGGTGTCCTAGATGATGGGATGCTGCTACAACAAAACTGGGAACGGTTCGCTAGGGTGATGGCTCCTAAAATCCAAGGTGCGTGGAATCTGCACACTCTGACACTGAATCAACCCCTAGATTTCTTTGTACTATTTTCATCAACAGCTTGCATACTCGGTGCGCCCGGTCAAAGCAACTATGCTGCTGCCAATGCCTTTTTAGATGCTTTAGCACATTACCGCCAAAAACAAGGATTAGTCGCTACCAGTATCAACTGGGGTCCGTGGGCAGAGGTCGGGATGGCAGCATCATTTGGTCAAAGGTTAGCGGCAGAGGGCATTGATTTGATTCCACCAAACCAAGCCTTGCAGTTACTTAGACATTTCCTGCAACAGAGAGTTTGTCAGGTGACTGTACTCCCCATTAACTGGACGCAGTTTTTACAACGCTTTCCTACAGGGCAAGAACCTGCTTACTTTCAGGAGTTGTTTTCGGATGGACAACAGCATCAAAACCAGCCATCCGAAATACAACAACGCCTACAAGCAACACCAGTTAACGAATGGAAATCTCTGTTAGTTGCTCACATTAGCGATGAACTTACCAGCATTTTAGGCTTGATCCCATCCCAAACCCTCGACCCCCTACAAGGATTTGCAACGATGGGCATGGATTCACTCACGTCAGTGGAATTTCGGAATCGCCTACAAAAAAGTTTAGGTAAATCGTTGCCTTCAACACTGACATTCAATTATCCCAACATCGATACATTAGCAAGTTATTTTGTCAATACCCTAGATAACCAAAATATACCGCCTGAAACCAAACCAACATTAGTTAATCCCAACCAATCTATGACGGTAACACAAATCAAACAACTCTCGGAGGAAGAAGTCGAATCCATGATTGATGAAGAATTAGCTTCCCTGATTGAATTTAGTCATTAG